Genomic DNA from Callospermophilus lateralis isolate mCalLat2 chromosome 11, mCalLat2.hap1, whole genome shotgun sequence:
CCTCCCACCACTGtaacaaatatctgagataaatcaacttgaaaagaggaatggtttattttgtttcagtttcagaggtttcaatccatggttgcttggtcctgttgctttgggcctgtgacaGCAAATTATATACATGGCAAGAATATGTGGTGGATGAAACCTGTTAACCTCATAGTaagcagaaagcagagagaagaagggtatagggtcccaatatccccttcaagggcacagtCCCAGTGACCCAACTTACTCAAACTAGGCCCATTTCCTAAAGGTTTTGCCACCTTCCAGTAGTGCTACAGACCAGCAACCAAGCCTGTAATACCTTTGGAGCACATTGAAGATCCAAACTACAGTAAACTAACAAAAAGGTTTTGACTATTTGGTGGAAAAGAGACAGATTTGTCCAGTCAGgaatgaggttgtagctcaggggtagagcacctgcttagccctgtttcaatccccaatacagggCATGGGAGGGGATACAACACTAAATTTGTCTAATCACACTACTAACAGATCAGATTATCCCTTTACCTGTCCTTTGTGTTCTTTTGACTGCCACCAAAGCTTTCTGTTCTTAGACTGAGCCTCTTAACAACCCCACATATATCTACATCCTCTTTCCATCCTGCTAAAAGAGTGGGCAGATCTGGGCTTGCCTCTTTTCCGGAGACCTCCATCCTGAGCAGCTGAGTCATCCCTTTTGCAGGATTCTTTATCCTTTATCTCCACCCTCAGATGTTTTTCAAAAGCCCATTTCTACTTTCTTCTGAGACCTATCTTGCTTCCTGCCCAACCACTCACTCTGTACCTGTTCTCACTCTTTTCAGGTATGTGGTGGAAGCTTCAGAAATTTACTTACATGCTGTGAAATACCAAATGTTAAGAAACCCCACAATAAAATATAAGTGAGAGATTTCCCCTTCACACCTTGATAGTCAGCACATGGAGTAGGCCCTATGAATCACTAAGTATAGGAACAAATGGTTTGTGTGGATGGTTGAACTAGCCTGAAACTCTTCAGTTCCACTGTCCTAAAGGGTGAGCACTGAGAGGTAAGGAGCAGTTTGCATGCTCCAGGAAAAGAAGTTGAGTTTCCTCTTCTATGTAAAATAGTAATGCATTTCTTTCCAGTGCAGTTTGCAGAGACTTTGAATCATTAAATGGTTAAAGGGAAAGAGATGGTATCCAGAAGCACACCTTCTGAGGGCTGATGTATCTATCCTTTTTTCCTAGGTACTAGGAAGTTCTGGCAAAACATACACATGTTTGGCTTCTTGTCATTACTGTTCGTGTCCTGCATTTGCCTTCTCAGTGCTGCGGAAGAGTGAAAGCCTACTGGTAAGGATGGGGAAGGCTCTTGCCATCGCAGTTAGGTTAGGAGATAAATTGCTAGCCCTTATTTAATGGTTTAAAAGTTGCACAAAAtgagaatttatttttttcctccagtactggagattgaacccagaggtgcttaccaCTGAActccactcccagccctttttgagatagggtcttgctaagttgctcagaatGACCATGAATTTGCAATCATACTACCTTAGTCtcacaagtagctgggattaccagTATGTGCCAACATGCCCATCCACAAAGTGGCAGTTTTactgtattaaaataaataatttatttcccTGACTtcagtgatttttattttttatttctttattttttttaggctTAGCCTACCAAAATGTCCTTTATAGAACTACATtggtttcttgcttttttatttgaAAGGTCACAGCTTTGGGGAGGATAGAAAGGCAGTCCTGGAAGTTGGCACTGGGAACGTAGATGGTCCAATAAAATTTGAAGCTAATTGTATGTTGGCAACTTGTATAACCCCAACTCCAGCCATGAGGTGTGGCTTCCTCCTACCTGTAAGACAGCCTGGTGCTACACTCAACCTTCACACGGGGCAGGAATGCCTTTGTCCATCCCTCTCAATCTTTACTGATTTTCTCAGAGTCCAGAGCATTAAGCAAGAGCAGGACATATTCACATACTCCTTATCACCTCTTGGGAGAAGGTCACTATTTCTGAGTCTTGGCAAAGAAGATAATGGAGTCTACCGCATCCTTCCCTTCATTTTACTCTGTTAACTTCTTAAACATCTTGGGAACTGGATGCCAAGTTGGGTGTCCCATTGTGCAAGAGGCTGCATTCATAGCTCATGTGCTATAAGTATATATCACCTATAAAATAACAGGATTGAATGAGggcttcttcaagatctgaagctGTGTTCTGTGACATAGGTCCAACTGCATCATCTCCCCAGAGTAGCAGTCAGGCTGGGATATGCCAGAGTTCTGCCACAACTCCTCCCTGACCCTCAGCCCTGCCCCTGAAGTATGTAACAGTGGTTAAGTGAATAGACTATAGGTTCTGAGCATATGGTTAAAATGGAGTTAATACCTGTCCTCATGGGTAGCTCTCAGATAAGTGAGATAATCTGAGAAACACTGAACAACATAGTACCTCGAGGAATGTTAGCCATTGCCTTCCTTTCTAAAAGGAAGGAAGAACCTAACTGAAAGCACAGCAAACTTCCTTTTCCTTTCATATGATGGTAGGAAAAGTAGACTAGCCAATCACAGCCCTGCTTGTTCCTAatatgtctttatgttttgtgttCCAGTGTAAGCATCTCTTGGCAGTTTATCTTAGTCAGGTTATGAGGACCTGTCAGCAGTTAAGTGTCTCTGACAAACAACTGACAGACATGTTATTGATAGAGAAGAAACAAGAAGCTTAAAAAGTACAGATGGAATATCATTGTCTATGGAGAAATGCATTCAACCTGTCATGGTTCTCAAGGAAAAGAGATGAAATGGATCTTCCAGAGACTTGTGTTACTCTCCCTTTTCATCCTAGATTGCAGGACGAACTCTGGGAGCTGTGGGCTAGGGAGAGTGTGAATATGGTTTGAAGCCTATGACATCTTCCCATGAAAAACCTGAATTAGCCTCTGAGCCACTTGGGCAAAAAATGTCCCTGGATGGAATTAAGTATTGTAACCTGAAATAAAGTCCAATACCATGCTGTGTCCACAATTAGTTAGCTTCTTAAGTGACTGAATTAGTAGTAATTCTTTAAAGGCAAGGGTGGCTGGTCAAACTGAGTTCGAGCAAGTTTAGATGAACAGGTATTGGTTCTTTTCCTGGGGTCCAGAAAATTATTCAGCAATAATAAAAGATCAGAGCAGAGAGATGGCCAAACAACAGTAAGTATGAAAGGACTCTCACCTTCTGATATATGTGGCTCTGGTGCCAGAGCAGCTTAAGTGGACTGTATTGCTAGTGATGCAGCCTCTATAACAAGTTTATTCTTGTTTATTAGCTTTTTATTCTGCTTGTATAGCAGGGCCTTATAACTGGACAGACGAAAGGACAGACTTCAAATCATGTCCTAGAAAGAAGCTGTAGATACCAGTAGGGATTTTGAGTctgaagaataaattttaaaagggtgGGGGTGGATAGGAGACCCAGATGGACCCCAAGAGAGAACAAGGAGCAACAGTAGGATAAGGATGAAAACGAGACAGGCTTTAGCCCAGCACAAGAACTGCTTAATAAGTAAAGCAAGTAAATACATAATAAAGTAACAGCTAGAAGAGGATCGGAGAGGGACAAGGATGGCTGGTCTCTGCAGGGGTTCATAAACCTGCAGTATTCTTGTGGAAAGGGAAGCAATGGATAAGCAGATAAAATAGATGATTTTCTAGCCTAGGACACCCCCTTATCCCTGGGCCCCCTAAACACAAAGTATTAGTGAGTGAATGCTGGGGAAAGCCCAGGGCCATACTATTTGCAGTGCTGTTGTGTTTGACAGAGTCTCATTATGTTGCagtgtagaaaaataaaaaatctaccAAGACTTGCTACTTCAGAAACATACAAAGAGTATTAGCCTGTCCTTACAAAGCAGCCTTCAGATCGTAGACAGTGGCTGTACCTGTAAGCAAGGTAATGTAGCATTCtaagctaatttttaaaataaaagttttatttcaCTGAATGTACATACACAATTACATGATTTTGCTTAGGAAAATTCTCTCACACTTGAGTTCCAACAGTTTTGCCAAACTTGAACTTAGGAGAGAAATAAAATTCAGTACCCAGCTCTAAAAGGGGGAATCCAATAGAGGAGGGAACCCTGTTTGTCCAGTTTCTTCCTCTAGAGTACAGTTGTATATGGAATAGAATGGAGCCTAAAATTGTTACTTGATGATAATTCTGCTTAAGAATTTAGGAGACTATCATCCCCAGATTAATACAGCAGTTTCTTGATTAAAGAATTACATTTTTAGTATTCTTGGTAGcctttctgggaacaagtttacaTTAGAACAACCAACTTTTTATTCTTCCATTGCCtttaagttaaaaaatatttgcattaaaATAGTTCACAGTATTCACAGTAAAAGAGTTTCAGTCATTTTCTTCCATGAATCAGGCAGACTCAAAAATAAAAGTCTTTTAGAATCCATTCAAGCCATCAGCATTATCCACACAATAAGAGCAGCCGAACAATCATAAATACATTTGTTGACACTTAGAGTCTACTAATAGCATGTACATATTAGCTAGATATGTGGTAACTCCAGACAAGTGCTCAGAAGAGAGCCCAGATGCTTGGGAGGTGTAGCTGTCTTTCACAGGATCAGTCAATCGTATCCTATCCTTTGGAGGCTTTGGCCTCCAAGAGGCCAGAGCCTGGGTCATAGGCCCACACTGAGTGCAGGTTGTGGCCCAGCCTGCCCATTCCCGCTCTTGCCATCCGCCTGGCAGAGAACATACCTGGAGATGATTTTGTGAAAAGTATAGCGGAAGTCTCGGTTCCGATAGGCATAGACCATGGGATTGACCACTGAATTGGCATGTGACAGGAGAATGGCCATGTTCATTGCCCACTTGGGTTTGTCCTTAGCTTGGGCTGGTTGAAAAAGAGTGAAACAGTTGATGACATGTACTGGTAGCCAACACAGAGCAAAGATCCCCACAATCATAGCCAGGGACTTGGCGGCATGGATCTCCCGCTGGAGGGTAGTCCTGGAGTGGTCCATCAACTCCATGCGCTGCAGCTGCCTGCAGGCCACCATGAAGATCTTGATGTAGATCACCAGCATGATGAGCAGTGGGGGCAGGACACATCCAAAGAAGTTGAAGTACACCATGTAGCTCATGGGGACCACATTCTCAAAGAGACACTTCACAAGGCAGCAGCTCTCATTCATGGTTCCATCCCAGGACTCCGTGCAGTTGTTGATGGTACTGTCTTTACTGTTCCATCCCAGGAATGGAGTCAATCCAATGACAAAGGCAAGGACCCAGAGCACTGCGATGACTCCTCTTGCTCGGGTCCCGGTGACCAAACTCTTATACCTGTTCAAAAAACATCATCTGTTATGGTCAGTTTACAGTACTCTGCAACCAAAGCCCGAGGGCCCACCTCTGCTTTTATTCCATGGCCCTTCCGCCCTAAAAGCCTGTCAGGTTCACCCACCAGAGCACCATGGCCAGTACTCACAATACGAGAGAGACAAGCAAGTATAAGCAGAGCTTGTTAGTAAGATTTTCATTCTTGAACTAGTAGTAACTCATTTCTATTAAGTGACAAAGGACCATGACAAGAGGCATAGATACCTTTAAGGGTAACTGTAATGACTTCAGTACCAATCTTAAGTCTTCTGTAAGGTGCTGCTCTAGGTAGTTGAGAAAACACCAATGAAAAGAAAGAACACACAAATCCCATCTCTGCTAAAGGTGAAGGGACCTACATCCTAGCAGGGGAAATAATGAACAAATAGTATGGAGAGCATGTGGTATAAAAAATGAAGAAGCACAAAGAGGAAAGTTAGGACTGGCAGGGACAGAAGTTTTCAAGAGATTGGTCAAAGGAGGCTTCATTGATGAGGTGACACTTAAACACAGGCATAAGGAAATGAAcactggaggggctggggatgtggctcaagcagtagcgcgctcgcctggcatgcgtgcagcccgggttcgatcctcagcaccacatacaaaacaaagatgttgtgtccgccgataactaaaaaataaatattaaaaaaaaaaaaaaagaaatgaacactGGAACGCCTGGTACCAGATGGCGCTGCTTGTGGCTCTAAGCAATAATCTTTCTCCTACAAATAATACAGGTAATTTGCTTCAGACAATGGGCAGGATCATTTCCGAGTATCTCTACAAATTGCTGGCAAAGAAACGTTCCAGCAATAACCTCTCTGTAGAGCACTGCTAGCAGTGGATTTGATAAAAACTTGGAAATACTAGTAACTGGCCCATAATACCTATGTAATGTATAAATTGTACTCAATGTAATGCATtaactaaatgaaataaaatttttctgTAACCTCTTGGGAGGGAGGAAACTAGAAACTAACTTGATTCATGGTATCTTAAGACTTTCTATGAGAAATATCCAACTTACTTTGCCTGCAGGGCAAAGCTGTCTCAGCAAGGCCTGCAGAGCCCTCCAGGCCTTTGGACCACCTCTACAGTGCCTCCTTTCCCTGACTGATGGTTCCTTTCTGAATCGTGCTGTTCTCAACAACAGCCAAAAGAGCTATTCGTCTTTCAGTGATCACTTCTTTTCCTAGTCACCTCTTTGGTAAAAGGTGGCTACTTGACTCTGGTCCCAGACACACACTTATAATAGAGCCTGCTTATCTGTTACATATGTTTTGCCTCAATCAGAATGTCAGTCTCCTAAGGACTGGGACCATGTCCCTTTGTACTGGGATTCCCAGACCTAACACAGTGCCTGATACACAGGAGTTCCTTAATAAAATGGTCATTTTTATATTCACCGTTATCTGAAAGGTTCTGCTTACTAGTAATACT
This window encodes:
- the Zswim7 gene encoding zinc finger SWIM domain-containing protein 7 isoform X2, with amino-acid sequence MAVTLPAVVEELLSEMAAAVKETARIPDEHLSSLKFIFGSSAIQALDLVDRQSITLISSPSGRHIYQVLGSSGKTYTCLASCHYCSCPAFAFSVLRKSESLLCKHLLAVYLSQVMRTCQQLSVSDKQLTDMLLIEKKQEA
- the Adora2b gene encoding adenosine receptor A2b, encoding MPLETLDALYVALELAIAALSVAGNVLVCAAVGTSSSLQTPTNYFLVSLAAADVAVGLFAIPFAITISLGFCTDFHSCLFLACFVLVLTQSSIFSLLAVAIDRYLAIRVPLRYKSLVTGTRARGVIAVLWVLAFVIGLTPFLGWNSKDSTINNCTESWDGTMNESCCLVKCLFENVVPMSYMVYFNFFGCVLPPLLIMLVIYIKIFMVACRQLQRMELMDHSRTTLQREIHAAKSLAMIVGIFALCWLPVHVINCFTLFQPAQAKDKPKWAMNMAILLSHANSVVNPMVYAYRNRDFRYTFHKIISRYVLCQADGKSGNGQAGPQPALSVGL